One Deltaproteobacteria bacterium genomic region harbors:
- a CDS encoding ABC transporter ATP-binding protein — protein sequence MAGIGRLIDYLWRYWRRYLAGGVCLIGTTSLLMVVPWWVRGAIDVIERGDPDSELGGYVLLIALAAAGGGLLRGVARSIIFNAGRNVEYDLRNDLFAHLEKLPLGYYQAQKTGDLMSRAVNDINAVRMLLGPGFLNLVNTPLYLVYAAVFMFAMNWQLTLAVGACLTLLAVVFKQFRGRIRRASLRVQRQMSRMSAHVQENLSGMHVVKAYVQAEPQTGSFAVMNDEYQMRSLDLARCRGMINPVMVALHGLTVLVVLWYGGWLIMREQSGVADLVAFILYLNVLAWPMAAFGWMLSLLERGRAAMDRLEEIFEVEPAIADPEHPVPLRDKERGIEFDRVSFGYNGGADGDAVLKDISFEVPPGRKVAIVGRTGAGKSTLTHLIPRLHDVSSGTIRMGGVDLRALSLEELRGAIGYAPQDPFLFSTSIQDNLKFGDADASEQQVRRVLDVADLESEVEVFPDGLDTRVGERGITLSGGQKQRATLARAILANPDYLILDDCLSSVDAHTEQRILDSFESVLKGKTCIIISHRMAVIRQADEILVLDEGRIVERGDHESLLRADGLYAQMYRRQQMSAELEEL from the coding sequence CCGGCATCGGACGGTTGATCGACTATCTGTGGCGCTACTGGCGCCGTTACCTGGCGGGCGGGGTGTGCCTCATCGGCACCACCAGCCTGCTCATGGTGGTGCCGTGGTGGGTGCGTGGGGCCATCGACGTCATCGAGCGCGGCGATCCCGACTCCGAGCTGGGCGGCTATGTGCTGCTGATCGCCCTGGCCGCGGCGGGCGGCGGGCTCCTGCGCGGCGTTGCCCGCTCCATCATTTTCAACGCCGGCCGGAACGTCGAGTACGACCTGCGGAACGACCTCTTCGCGCACCTGGAGAAGCTTCCCCTCGGTTATTACCAGGCCCAGAAGACCGGCGACCTCATGTCGCGGGCGGTCAACGACATCAACGCCGTGCGCATGCTCCTGGGCCCCGGCTTCCTCAACCTGGTGAACACGCCGCTCTACCTGGTCTACGCGGCGGTGTTCATGTTCGCCATGAACTGGCAGTTGACGCTGGCGGTGGGCGCGTGCCTGACGCTCCTGGCGGTCGTGTTCAAGCAGTTCCGCGGGCGTATCCGGCGGGCGTCGCTGCGGGTCCAGCGGCAGATGTCGCGCATGAGCGCCCACGTGCAGGAGAACCTGAGCGGCATGCACGTGGTCAAGGCGTACGTGCAGGCGGAGCCCCAGACCGGCAGCTTCGCCGTTATGAACGACGAGTACCAAATGCGCAGCCTCGACCTCGCCCGCTGCCGCGGCATGATCAACCCCGTGATGGTGGCGCTGCACGGCCTCACCGTGCTGGTGGTGCTGTGGTACGGCGGCTGGCTCATCATGCGCGAGCAGAGCGGCGTGGCCGACCTGGTGGCGTTCATCCTTTACCTGAACGTGCTCGCGTGGCCCATGGCGGCCTTCGGCTGGATGCTCTCGCTGCTCGAGCGCGGGCGCGCCGCCATGGACCGGCTTGAGGAGATCTTCGAGGTGGAGCCGGCCATCGCCGACCCCGAGCATCCGGTGCCCTTGCGCGACAAGGAACGGGGCATCGAGTTCGATCGCGTGTCGTTCGGCTACAACGGCGGCGCCGACGGCGACGCGGTGCTCAAGGACATCAGCTTCGAGGTGCCGCCGGGCCGCAAGGTCGCCATCGTCGGACGCACCGGCGCGGGCAAGAGCACGTTGACGCACCTGATCCCGCGCCTCCACGACGTCTCCTCCGGCACCATCCGCATGGGCGGGGTGGACCTCCGCGCGCTGTCACTGGAAGAGCTGCGCGGTGCCATCGGCTACGCGCCGCAGGACCCCTTCCTCTTCTCCACCTCCATCCAGGACAACCTCAAGTTCGGCGACGCGGATGCCAGCGAGCAGCAGGTGCGCCGCGTCCTGGACGTGGCCGATCTGGAGAGCGAGGTGGAGGTCTTCCCGGACGGCCTCGACACCCGGGTGGGAGAGCGGGGCATCACTCTCTCCGGCGGCCAGAAGCAGCGGGCGACCCTGGCCCGGGCCATCCTGGCGAATCCCGATTACCTGATCCTGGACGACTGCCTGTCGAGCGTGGACGCGCACACCGAGCAGCGCATCCTCGACAGCTTCGAGAGCGTGCTCAAGGGCAAGACCTGCATCATCATCTCGCACCGCATGGCGGTCATCAGGCAAGCCGACGAGATCCTGGTGCTGGACGAGGGCCGCATCGTCGAGCGCGGCGACCACGAATCGCTGCTGCGCGCCGACGGCCTGTACGCGCAGATGTACCGGCGCCAGCAGATGTCGGCCGAGCTGGAGGAGTTGTAG
- a CDS encoding ABC transporter ATP-binding protein encodes MNAPEEQSISGKAYDLALALRLWRFVRPHRRLFFLSLLLLPVHQGFNLAQPLLLKIGIDAVSAGDGLTLMTTGLLFAGALAAEAGTFFFQYYLSMKVAQRCLADLRVELFSHVQRLPMSYFDRNPVGRLMTRMTTDVEVLQEMFAAGAMNLVADLVLIAVIVAIMMSLHVGMALVSLALIPFLLIGINVFRLKARQTYRLIRTRIARVNAYLGEAIPGMAVIQLFNRQERSFEEFDDLNRSHRDAIKRSNVYEASLFSMVEAAGSLSIALLLWYGGGEVLQGVVGIGTFVAFSEYIRRLFVPLRDFSNKYAVIQAAMTAAERIFELLDTAPEQSGRRTEAVAGDGDGATPTAAAAPVRALQAPPDAAPVPAAEASGASAIAAAASGTRMADSPATGNPAPAAPATRATPEPAGNHPVHAAVEFDNVWFSYRPNDPVLKGVSFRIEPGERVAVIGATGSGKTTTIKLMSRFYDVDSGAVRLGGRDVREWELDDLRRHMGTVLQDVFLFSGDILSNLKLGNESIPEERIRAAVRSANAEGFIRRMPGGLRAAVRERGNNLSAGQRQLLALVRMFVLDPEILVLDEATSSVDTETEFLVQGAFEKIMANRTCLVIAHRLSTIRNADRILVFHRGVIREMGSHAELMEKGGVYYRLHQLQFQGEGSGGAEAGDMAADR; translated from the coding sequence GTGAACGCGCCGGAAGAACAGAGCATCTCCGGCAAGGCCTACGACCTGGCGCTGGCCTTGCGTCTGTGGCGCTTCGTGCGCCCGCACCGCAGACTCTTCTTCCTGTCGCTGCTGCTCCTGCCGGTGCACCAGGGCTTCAACTTGGCCCAGCCGCTGCTGCTCAAGATCGGCATCGACGCCGTCAGCGCGGGCGACGGCCTCACGCTCATGACCACCGGCCTCTTGTTCGCCGGGGCGCTGGCGGCGGAGGCCGGGACCTTCTTCTTCCAGTACTACCTGTCCATGAAGGTGGCGCAGCGGTGCCTCGCCGACCTGCGCGTCGAGCTCTTCTCCCACGTGCAGCGCCTGCCCATGAGCTACTTCGACCGCAACCCGGTGGGCCGGCTCATGACGCGCATGACCACGGACGTGGAGGTGCTGCAGGAGATGTTCGCCGCCGGCGCCATGAACCTGGTGGCCGACCTGGTCCTCATCGCGGTCATCGTCGCCATCATGATGTCGCTGCACGTGGGGATGGCGCTCGTGTCGCTGGCGCTGATCCCGTTCCTGCTGATCGGCATCAACGTCTTCCGCCTCAAGGCGCGGCAGACCTACCGCCTCATCCGCACGCGTATCGCCCGGGTCAACGCCTACCTGGGCGAGGCGATCCCGGGCATGGCCGTGATCCAGCTCTTCAACCGGCAGGAGCGGAGCTTCGAGGAGTTCGACGACCTCAACCGCTCCCACCGCGACGCCATCAAGCGCTCCAACGTCTACGAGGCGTCGCTGTTCTCCATGGTGGAGGCCGCGGGCTCCCTGAGCATCGCGCTGCTGTTGTGGTACGGCGGCGGCGAGGTGCTGCAGGGGGTCGTGGGCATCGGCACCTTCGTGGCCTTCAGCGAGTACATTCGCCGGCTGTTCGTGCCGCTGCGCGACTTCAGCAACAAGTACGCCGTGATCCAGGCGGCCATGACCGCCGCCGAACGCATCTTCGAGCTGCTCGACACGGCGCCGGAGCAGTCGGGACGGCGTACGGAAGCGGTTGCGGGCGACGGCGATGGCGCCACGCCAACGGCTGCCGCCGCGCCGGTTCGCGCCCTACAGGCACCACCTGACGCCGCGCCCGTCCCCGCCGCCGAGGCCAGCGGTGCGTCCGCCATTGCCGCCGCCGCATCCGGCACACGGATGGCGGACTCGCCCGCGACCGGCAACCCCGCGCCTGCCGCGCCCGCTACCCGGGCGACCCCGGAGCCGGCCGGGAACCATCCCGTCCACGCCGCGGTGGAATTCGACAACGTGTGGTTCAGCTACCGTCCCAACGACCCGGTGCTCAAGGGCGTGTCCTTCAGGATCGAGCCGGGCGAGCGGGTGGCGGTCATCGGCGCCACCGGCTCGGGCAAGACCACCACGATCAAGCTCATGAGCCGGTTCTACGACGTGGACAGCGGCGCGGTCCGGTTGGGCGGCCGGGACGTGCGCGAGTGGGAGCTGGACGACCTGCGGCGTCACATGGGAACCGTGCTGCAGGACGTCTTCCTGTTCTCGGGCGACATCCTCTCCAATCTCAAACTGGGCAACGAGTCGATCCCCGAGGAACGCATCCGCGCGGCCGTGCGCAGCGCCAACGCCGAGGGTTTCATCCGGCGCATGCCCGGCGGCCTGCGCGCCGCCGTGCGCGAGCGCGGCAACAACCTTTCGGCCGGCCAGCGCCAGCTCCTGGCGCTGGTGCGCATGTTCGTCCTCGATCCCGAGATCCTGGTGCTGGACGAGGCAACCTCCAGCGTCGACACCGAGACCGAGTTCCTGGTGCAGGGCGCCTTCGAGAAGATCATGGCCAACCGCACCTGCCTGGTCATCGCCCACCGCCTGTCCACCATACGCAACGCCGACCGCATCCTGGTCTTCCACCGCGGCGTCATCCGCGAGATGGGCTCCCACGCCGAGTTGATGGAGAAGGGCGGCGTGTACTACCGGCTGCACCAGTTGCAGTTTCAGGGGGAAGGGAGCGGAGGCGCGGAGGCGGGGGACATGGCGGCGGATCGCTGA
- a CDS encoding aminopeptidase, whose protein sequence is MAATFKRFIGACMLLFLGGCAPGYYIRAAYEEGRILWRRTPITTVLAEDGVTPDVRRKLEMVLELRDFAANELQLNVGGSYASYSQVDRPVLLHVLSAVPKTSFEPYTWWFPFVGHMPYKGFFDGADAREEAGALAAQGHDTHIRPAGAFSTLGWFDDPLLGRLLKLDRVSLADVVLHELLHNTLFVPGSVAFNESLANFVGKRGAIEFFTRRLGPESPEARSARREWREEVEFSGAMMELTRCLRALYAEPIPDAEKLRRREQVFAESRRRWADAVTGTPKHRYASFSRARLNNAVILQSVLYVTDLARFEKLYQQEGKDLPRAIEAVRTAARDVEDPFDTLPVPASAGTNGNVAGSAATHPSYEPCEGP, encoded by the coding sequence ATGGCGGCAACGTTCAAGCGATTCATCGGAGCCTGCATGCTGCTGTTCCTCGGCGGCTGTGCGCCGGGATACTACATCCGCGCGGCCTACGAAGAGGGACGCATCCTGTGGCGCCGGACGCCCATCACCACGGTGCTGGCCGAGGACGGAGTCACGCCGGACGTTCGGCGCAAGCTCGAGATGGTGCTGGAGTTGCGGGACTTCGCCGCGAACGAGCTTCAACTGAACGTCGGCGGCAGCTACGCTTCCTATTCCCAGGTCGACCGCCCGGTGCTGCTGCACGTGCTCTCCGCCGTGCCCAAGACCTCCTTCGAGCCCTACACCTGGTGGTTCCCGTTCGTCGGCCACATGCCCTACAAGGGCTTCTTCGACGGCGCGGACGCTCGCGAGGAAGCCGGCGCCCTGGCGGCCCAGGGACACGACACCCACATCCGACCGGCCGGCGCCTTCAGCACCCTGGGCTGGTTCGACGACCCGCTGCTCGGGCGCCTGCTCAAGCTCGACCGCGTGAGTCTGGCGGACGTCGTGCTGCACGAGCTGTTGCACAACACCCTGTTCGTGCCCGGCTCGGTGGCGTTCAACGAGAGCCTCGCCAACTTCGTCGGGAAACGCGGCGCCATCGAGTTTTTCACACGGCGCCTCGGCCCGGAGAGCCCCGAAGCCAGGTCCGCGCGCCGGGAGTGGCGGGAAGAGGTCGAGTTCTCGGGCGCCATGATGGAGCTGACACGGTGCCTGCGGGCGCTGTACGCCGAGCCGATACCCGACGCCGAGAAGCTGCGCCGCCGGGAACAGGTCTTCGCCGAAAGCAGGCGGCGGTGGGCTGACGCAGTGACCGGGACACCGAAGCACCGCTATGCCTCATTCAGCCGGGCCAGACTGAACAACGCCGTGATCCTGCAGAGTGTCCTCTATGTCACGGACCTGGCCCGGTTCGAGAAACTCTACCAGCAGGAAGGCAAGGACCTGCCCCGCGCCATCGAGGCGGTGCGCACCGCCGCTCGGGACGTCGAAGACCCGTTCGACACGCTGCCGGTACCGGCGTCCGCCGGTACCAACGGCAACGTCGCCGGCAGCGCCGCAACCCACCCATCCTACGAACCGTGCGAGGGGCCGTGA
- a CDS encoding DUF983 domain-containing protein encodes MNKLFAIIRERCPRCAAGPIFAGLFKMYRRCPVCGLEFEREQGYFVGAMYFSYALAIAAVLPIIVAMLLLGFTAASIYLVSCLFLVAVSPFLFRYSRVLWIHLDQVIDPR; translated from the coding sequence GTGAACAAGCTGTTCGCCATCATCCGCGAGCGCTGCCCCCGCTGCGCCGCCGGCCCCATATTCGCGGGCCTCTTCAAGATGTACCGTCGCTGCCCCGTCTGCGGCCTTGAGTTCGAGCGCGAGCAGGGTTACTTTGTCGGCGCCATGTACTTCAGCTACGCGCTGGCAATCGCCGCCGTCCTCCCCATCATCGTCGCCATGCTGCTCCTCGGCTTCACCGCCGCCTCCATCTACCTCGTCTCATGCCTGTTCCTGGTCGCGGTCTCTCCGTTCCTGTTCCGCTACTCGCGCGTGCTGTGGATCCACCTCGACCAGGTGATCGATCCGCGGTAG
- a CDS encoding Mut7-C RNAse domain-containing protein yields the protein MRTEDELKFAADKMLGRLAKWLRIIGQDVIHGQHLAGQGLVRAATQEHRVMLTRDRRISRRNPDRAILIRDDHFRAQLKQVVEDCGLDPFAGILTRCVECNQPLQPMPKEQVRDTVPPYVFETQDVFSACPACRRVFWPATHQQQMMDELEGLGFVPPGN from the coding sequence ATGCGTACGGAAGACGAGCTGAAATTCGCCGCCGACAAGATGCTCGGGCGGCTGGCCAAGTGGCTGCGCATCATCGGCCAGGACGTGATCCACGGCCAGCATCTGGCCGGCCAGGGGCTGGTGCGCGCGGCAACCCAGGAGCACAGGGTCATGCTGACCCGCGACCGCCGGATATCCCGGCGCAACCCGGACCGTGCCATTCTCATCCGGGACGATCACTTCCGGGCGCAGTTGAAGCAGGTGGTGGAGGACTGTGGTCTCGACCCGTTCGCGGGGATCCTGACCCGGTGCGTCGAGTGCAACCAGCCGCTCCAACCCATGCCCAAGGAGCAGGTCCGGGACACGGTGCCCCCCTACGTCTTCGAGACCCAGGACGTCTTCTCGGCGTGCCCGGCCTGCCGGAGGGTGTTCTGGCCCGCTACCCATCAACAGCAAATGATGGACGAACTCGAGGGCTTGGGATTCGTGCCGCCTGGAAATTGA